AAAGGGCTGTAACATCTAGCTTTAATTCGGAAGCCGGGCTTAAAGGTTCCTCTAATACTTTTTTTCCATCCATAGAGAAAATCTGTAGCAATTTTGCTTTTGGCGAGATTTGTTTTAAAAATAAGGTGTCATTTACTGGATTCGGATACATGATAAACCCATTTTCAGAAGCGCTATTAGTAGTTGAGAGGGTTGAGGGCTCTTCAATACTAAAATTAGCATACCAAAGCATTTCATCTCTAAGATCTGCCACGTTATTTAGACTTCTATAAATACCCCATTTCGGACGCACAAAAGTGGCTTCAGGTCTCCAATTAACAATATTGCTATTGGTGTATGAAAACAAAGTGCTGTTATCACTAACTTTTTTAATAATAATATCATAAGTTCCCGTCGTGCCATATTTTATGGTTTCTGTAACCTCTAACCAGGTGCCAACAAGAGGTGATAAATCTGTTTTCTTTAGGGTAGTTTGCGAGTTTGTTTCGGCATAACGTAGCTCCAGTTGATCTGGGTTTCCTTTGCGTGTGGTTAAGGTGTACATTGGCATACTTTCCAACGAACCACCAACAGATTTTAATTGATGAATATGAGTAAAACTCGATGAAGATTGAAAGCCTTGATCCAGTTTAAATTTCCATTTATAGATTACGGTTTCACCTTCAATGCCCAGTAAATTATCAGGCGATTGGCCGTAAGTTTTAATTTCATTGCGTTGTCTGTCGAAATTTTTACAACGGTCATTGTCTTCATTAGTATGAATATGAAATCGAAACACGTAGCTGTTTAAGGTGTTGTCAAAAACTTCATCGATATGATTGCCAAAGGTAGTATGACTGCAATCTGGAGTTTCTATAGGATTGTAGCCTGGTGCTAAAACAGATGTTATAAGGGCGTAGGTGTCTCCCGGGCCATCTGCATCCAATACTACTTGTGCTGGACTGCAAAGAGGAAGTGTAACTAAAATTAAAGAAATAAGTCGTTTCATGTGATGTCTTTTTGGAGGGTTATACTGGCGCCTAAAATTAGTTTAAAATATTTAATTTGAGGTGTTTTCTTGTTAATCTTGCTGTGATTACAATCATAATTTTACCTATTTCTTGTTTCTATATAAAATGTATTATTTTTATAGGGCTATGAATGATAAAAAAACACTTAAAAAGGGTTTCGTATTTAAAAGTTATGAAGCACCTTACCAATCGCCTTTTGAAAAACTTTTTGAAATTTTCAAGGAACTAATTACACATACTTCTGGTGATTTTGATGAAGCTATTGATTGGTTAAGGGAATTGGATGTCGAATACAAACTTTCGACACCCGATTATACTATAGACGATTTTATTGAAGACCTTAAAAAGAAAGGCTATATAAAGGAAGAAATAGATCCCGATGGTAAAGGCGGAACAGCCATTACGGCTAAAACCGAACGCGCCATAAGACAGCAAGCTCTAAATCATATTTTTGGAAAAATAAAGCGTAGCGGACAGGGGAATCATAAAAGTAAAAGTTCGGGCGCTGGCGACGAACATACTGGTGATTTTAGAAACTATCAGTTTG
This genomic interval from Tamlana carrageenivorans contains the following:
- a CDS encoding T9SS type A sorting domain-containing protein, which translates into the protein MKRLISLILVTLPLCSPAQVVLDADGPGDTYALITSVLAPGYNPIETPDCSHTTFGNHIDEVFDNTLNSYVFRFHIHTNEDNDRCKNFDRQRNEIKTYGQSPDNLLGIEGETVIYKWKFKLDQGFQSSSSFTHIHQLKSVGGSLESMPMYTLTTRKGNPDQLELRYAETNSQTTLKKTDLSPLVGTWLEVTETIKYGTTGTYDIIIKKVSDNSTLFSYTNSNIVNWRPEATFVRPKWGIYRSLNNVADLRDEMLWYANFSIEEPSTLSTTNSASENGFIMYPNPVNDTLFLKQISPKAKLLQIFSMDGKKVLEEPLSPASELKLDVTALSSGNYILKIKGEQWHQSKHITISNK